A single window of Coregonus clupeaformis isolate EN_2021a unplaced genomic scaffold, ASM2061545v1 scaf0493, whole genome shotgun sequence DNA harbors:
- the LOC121559408 gene encoding B-cell receptor CD22-like isoform X2, which yields MSGAGAGSLVLIGCLLRGALCQNGKVLIPSGIQALSGSCVLIPCRFTLKSKYESSLTRPCKGTWNRVFVKPGLMAPTRDDLLQKDCTTILNLPYPYPRSYLSQYFLNLECDKSLPFEFPQSINIDVKDSPPQPTLTPVTVIVNEGESVSLICSAASPCPFLPPTLTWTPRLGDSVEKQEKGPNWDQTEVMTSTLTFTASYLHHGQTMSCTALYKRLDGNSDVSSEKSLPITVQYPPRNTSVLVRPSGSVVEGSSVTLTCSSNAYPAVKSYTWYRVNEDQVAPVKATRVLNVQVSQDNTQFYCEARNELGLQKSAVVQLGVPYKPRNTSVSVSPSSLVVEGSSVTLTCSSNANPAVKTYTWYRVNESKMVPMESRSRSLVLQDISESGLFCCEAQNSYGKEMASIFVYLHHCPSTPTVSVPSIICGVVIVLWILTVIFGVYRYIRLSRGLKSVDDTYTTLEISNVTSTYEVLQRKEHGSRGAQRETSGSDM from the exons ATGAGTGGTGCAGGTGCAGGGTCGTTGGTTCTCATTGGCTGTCTGCTGAGAG GTGCTCTGTGCCAAAATGGGAAAGTCTTGATTCCCAGCGGTATTCAGGCTCTGAGTGGATCTTGTGTGCTAATTCCATGTAGATTTACATTGAAGTCTAAATATGAGTCATCCCTCACTCGTCCATGTAAAGGAACATGGAACAGAGTATTCGTGAAACCAGGGTTAATGGCACCCACAAGAGATGACTTGCTGCAGAAGGACTGCACCACTATCTTGAACCTTCCTTACCCTTATCCCCGTTCCTACCTATCCCAATATTTCTTAAACCTTGAATGTGACAAAAGTCTACCATTTGAGTTTCCTCAAAGCATCAATATTGATGTTAAAG ACTCTCCTCCCCAACCCACTCTAACCCCAGTTACAGTGATTGTGAATGAGGGGGAATCAGTGAGTTTGATCTGCTCTGCTGCAAGCCCCTGTCCCTTTCTCCCTCCAACTCTGACATGGACCCCCAGACTGGGTGACAGTGTGGAGAAACAAGAGAAGGGACCAAACTGGGACCAAACTGAAGTCATGACTTCTACTCTGACATTCACTGCATCATACCTTCATCATGGACAGACAATGTCCTGCACTGCTCTCTACAAACGACTTGATGGCAACAGTGATGTATCATCTGAGAAAAGCCTCCCAATCACTGTTCAAT ACCCTCCCAGGAACACCTCAGTGTTGGTCCGTCCCTCTGGTTCAGTGGTAGAGGGAAGCTCTGTGACTCTGACCTGCAGCAGCAATGCCTACCCAGCAGTGAAGAGCTACACCTGGTACAGAGTTAATGAAGATCAGGTGGCACCAGTGAAGGCTACAAGAGTGCTAAATGTCCAAGTGTCGCAAGACAACACCCAGTTCTACTGTGAGGCCAGAAATGAGCTTGGATTGCAGAAGTCTGCTGTTGTTCAACTAGGTGTGCCAT ATAAACCCAGGAACACCTCAGTATCAGTCAGTCCCTCTAGTCTAGTCGTAGAGGGAAGCTCTGTGACTCTGACCTGCAGCAGCAATGCCAACCCAGCAGTGAAGACCTACacctggtacagagtcaatgagaGCAAGATGGTCCCGATGGAGTCTAGATCTCGGTCTCTGGTTCTGCAGGATATCAGTGAGAGTGGACTGTTCTGTTGTGAAGCACAGAATAGCTATGGCAAAGAAATGGCCAGCATCTTTGTGTATCTGCACCACTGCCCCTCCACACCTACAG TATCAGTTCCATCCATAATCTGTGGAGTGGTCATTGTCCTGTGGATTCTAACAGTCATCTTCGGAGTCTATAGATATATCAG ATTATCCAGAGGACTGAAG TCAGTAGATGACACATACACCACACTAGAGATCTCCAACGTGACCTCTACTTATGAAGTCTTACAG aggaaaGAGCATGGTAGCAGAGGAGCACAGAGGGAGACCAGTGGCAGTGATATGTGA
- the LOC121559408 gene encoding B-cell receptor CD22-like isoform X1: MSGAGAGSLVLIGCLLRGALCQNGKVLIPSGIQALSGSCVLIPCRFTLKSKYESSLTRPCKGTWNRVFVKPGLMAPTRDDLLQKDCTTILNLPYPYPRSYLSQYFLNLECDKSLPFEFPQSINIDVKDSPPQPTLTPVTVIVNEGESVSLICSAASPCPFLPPTLTWTPRLGDSVEKQEKGPNWDQTEVMTSTLTFTASYLHHGQTMSCTALYKRLDGNSDVSSEKSLPITVQYPPRNTSVLVRPSGSVVEGSSVTLTCSSNAYPAVKSYTWYRVNEDQVAPVKATRVLNVQVSQDNTQFYCEARNELGLQKSAVVQLGVPYKPRNTSVSVSPSSLVVEGSSVTLTCSSNANPAVKTYTWYRVNESKMVPMESRSRSLVLQDISESGLFCCEAQNSYGKEMASIFVYLHHCPSTPTVSVPSIICGVVIVLWILTVIFGVYRYIRLSRGLKSVDDTYTTLEISNVTSTYEVLQVRALFRLVLVICTLKKITVVLTLLEMCI, translated from the exons ATGAGTGGTGCAGGTGCAGGGTCGTTGGTTCTCATTGGCTGTCTGCTGAGAG GTGCTCTGTGCCAAAATGGGAAAGTCTTGATTCCCAGCGGTATTCAGGCTCTGAGTGGATCTTGTGTGCTAATTCCATGTAGATTTACATTGAAGTCTAAATATGAGTCATCCCTCACTCGTCCATGTAAAGGAACATGGAACAGAGTATTCGTGAAACCAGGGTTAATGGCACCCACAAGAGATGACTTGCTGCAGAAGGACTGCACCACTATCTTGAACCTTCCTTACCCTTATCCCCGTTCCTACCTATCCCAATATTTCTTAAACCTTGAATGTGACAAAAGTCTACCATTTGAGTTTCCTCAAAGCATCAATATTGATGTTAAAG ACTCTCCTCCCCAACCCACTCTAACCCCAGTTACAGTGATTGTGAATGAGGGGGAATCAGTGAGTTTGATCTGCTCTGCTGCAAGCCCCTGTCCCTTTCTCCCTCCAACTCTGACATGGACCCCCAGACTGGGTGACAGTGTGGAGAAACAAGAGAAGGGACCAAACTGGGACCAAACTGAAGTCATGACTTCTACTCTGACATTCACTGCATCATACCTTCATCATGGACAGACAATGTCCTGCACTGCTCTCTACAAACGACTTGATGGCAACAGTGATGTATCATCTGAGAAAAGCCTCCCAATCACTGTTCAAT ACCCTCCCAGGAACACCTCAGTGTTGGTCCGTCCCTCTGGTTCAGTGGTAGAGGGAAGCTCTGTGACTCTGACCTGCAGCAGCAATGCCTACCCAGCAGTGAAGAGCTACACCTGGTACAGAGTTAATGAAGATCAGGTGGCACCAGTGAAGGCTACAAGAGTGCTAAATGTCCAAGTGTCGCAAGACAACACCCAGTTCTACTGTGAGGCCAGAAATGAGCTTGGATTGCAGAAGTCTGCTGTTGTTCAACTAGGTGTGCCAT ATAAACCCAGGAACACCTCAGTATCAGTCAGTCCCTCTAGTCTAGTCGTAGAGGGAAGCTCTGTGACTCTGACCTGCAGCAGCAATGCCAACCCAGCAGTGAAGACCTACacctggtacagagtcaatgagaGCAAGATGGTCCCGATGGAGTCTAGATCTCGGTCTCTGGTTCTGCAGGATATCAGTGAGAGTGGACTGTTCTGTTGTGAAGCACAGAATAGCTATGGCAAAGAAATGGCCAGCATCTTTGTGTATCTGCACCACTGCCCCTCCACACCTACAG TATCAGTTCCATCCATAATCTGTGGAGTGGTCATTGTCCTGTGGATTCTAACAGTCATCTTCGGAGTCTATAGATATATCAG ATTATCCAGAGGACTGAAG TCAGTAGATGACACATACACCACACTAGAGATCTCCAACGTGACCTCTACTTATGAAGTCTTACAGGTGAGAGCACTCTTTAGGCTAGTATTAGTCATTTGCACACTAAAAAAAATCACTGTAGTTCTAACACTTTTGGAAATGTGTATATAA